From a single Arachnia propionica genomic region:
- a CDS encoding glycoside hydrolase family 32 protein, with the protein MTAPTTSYHLRPHSGWLNDPNGMTFRDGVWHVFFQHNPAAPQHRRIAWGHAVSDDLANWRLLPVAFGPTPGGPDSSGCWSGVFLPGHERPGVVYSGVTDESGASTVCLRWGSPDLVTWDAPVVVAPTPHIDDIAVMRDPFVFELDGRPLAILGAGRSDGTPVVLLFDRQNELVWRYLGLFVADDPVLAAAATADVWECPQLFRLEDRWVLLISVLDGDRPAGELAVVGRVETAGARPRFVAEHANLLDIGPDLYAVQATVADGEPLLIGWVRQQAQDPTVRDHAGCLSLPRRVKLVGEQVVSFVDPGAAEALVDRWHPLDAGETSLAERRWALRVAGDGVRLTHPRHGVVEVPDGSQVWVDGAVLEHYPKDGLPGTWRSDEPWTLTVPEGVRVQVGEVIPTVPQSGTAA; encoded by the coding sequence GTGACCGCACCGACCACCAGCTATCACCTGCGACCGCACAGCGGTTGGCTCAACGACCCCAACGGCATGACCTTCCGCGACGGGGTCTGGCACGTGTTCTTCCAGCACAACCCAGCCGCCCCGCAACACCGGCGGATCGCGTGGGGACACGCCGTCAGCGACGACTTGGCGAACTGGCGGTTGCTGCCCGTCGCCTTCGGCCCCACCCCCGGCGGTCCCGACTCCTCCGGCTGCTGGTCGGGGGTGTTCCTGCCCGGCCATGAACGCCCCGGGGTGGTCTACTCCGGAGTCACGGATGAGTCGGGGGCCTCGACGGTGTGCCTGCGCTGGGGCAGCCCCGACCTGGTGACCTGGGACGCACCCGTCGTCGTCGCGCCCACCCCTCACATCGACGACATCGCCGTGATGCGCGACCCGTTCGTCTTCGAACTCGACGGCAGGCCCCTGGCGATCCTCGGGGCGGGCCGCAGCGACGGCACCCCCGTCGTGCTGCTGTTCGACCGGCAGAACGAACTGGTGTGGCGCTACCTGGGGTTGTTCGTCGCCGACGACCCCGTACTGGCGGCTGCCGCCACCGCGGACGTGTGGGAATGCCCGCAGCTGTTCCGGCTGGAGGACCGCTGGGTGCTGCTGATCTCCGTCCTCGATGGGGACCGGCCCGCCGGGGAGCTGGCGGTGGTGGGACGGGTGGAGACCGCTGGGGCGCGACCGCGGTTCGTCGCCGAACACGCGAACCTCCTCGATATCGGCCCCGACCTCTACGCTGTGCAGGCCACCGTCGCCGACGGGGAGCCGCTGCTGATTGGCTGGGTGCGGCAGCAAGCCCAGGATCCGACCGTCCGCGACCACGCGGGCTGCCTCAGCCTGCCGCGTCGCGTGAAACTGGTAGGCGAGCAGGTCGTGAGTTTCGTCGACCCGGGGGCAGCCGAGGCGCTCGTTGACCGCTGGCATCCCCTCGATGCGGGTGAGACGTCGCTGGCGGAGCGGCGCTGGGCGCTGCGGGTCGCGGGCGACGGGGTGCGGCTGACGCATCCCCGCCACGGGGTCGTCGAGGTGCCGGACGGGTCGCAGGTGTGGGTGGACGGAGCGGTCCTGGAGCACTACCCGAAAGACGGCCTCCCGGGTACGTGGCGATCCGACGAACCCTGGACCCTGACCGTGCCGGAGGGGGTCCGGGTTCAGGTCGGCGAGGTGATCCCGACCGTTCCCCAATCCGGCACAGCTGCGTGA
- the tadA gene encoding tRNA adenosine(34) deaminase TadA, with translation MRQALLAAREAGLRGDVPVGAVVLGPDGSPIAMGSNERELMGDPTAHAEVVAIRRAAEALGQWRLTGCTLVVTLEPCTMCAGAIVAARIDHLVFGAFDDKAGAVTSLFDVLRDPRLNHRPRVTSGVLEADCAALLEEFFTSRR, from the coding sequence ATGCGGCAGGCGCTCCTCGCGGCCCGGGAGGCGGGGCTGCGCGGCGATGTGCCGGTGGGGGCTGTCGTCCTCGGACCGGACGGGTCGCCGATCGCGATGGGCAGCAACGAACGCGAACTCATGGGCGATCCGACGGCACACGCGGAGGTGGTCGCGATCCGGCGCGCCGCCGAGGCCCTCGGTCAGTGGCGGCTGACAGGCTGCACCCTGGTGGTGACCCTGGAGCCGTGCACCATGTGTGCGGGCGCGATCGTCGCCGCCCGGATCGATCACCTCGTGTTCGGGGCCTTCGACGACAAAGCCGGGGCGGTGACGTCGCTGTTCGACGTGCTGCGTGACCCGCGTCTCAACCACCGCCCGAGGGTGACCTCGGGCGTGCTGGAAGCCGACTGTGCGGCGCTGCTGGAGGAATTCTTCACCAGCCGTCGATGA
- a CDS encoding tRNA adenosine deaminase-associated protein, which produces MDAFDEDAEPFDLRDDRGLEAADDSEEEFFDDDLEDAGEDDIDLVVAVYREDGKATAVPMDFDLANDLDELIRQLSRLPGDSGADGYVSVAGEFFVICRVRGRAVEVVLSDATAANDWPIARDVVDYLGEEIPDEEDDPAPVGDMEMFAAAGLRGFELEAIATDYEEDSDELLMQVAQRLKIEDVFERAVEAFDD; this is translated from the coding sequence GTGGACGCCTTTGATGAAGACGCCGAGCCTTTTGACCTGAGGGATGACCGCGGTCTGGAAGCCGCCGACGATTCGGAAGAGGAATTCTTCGACGACGACCTCGAAGACGCGGGAGAAGACGACATCGACCTCGTCGTCGCCGTGTACCGGGAAGACGGCAAGGCGACGGCGGTGCCCATGGACTTCGACCTGGCCAACGACCTCGACGAACTAATCCGTCAGCTCAGCCGCCTTCCGGGTGATTCCGGGGCGGACGGATACGTGTCGGTGGCGGGGGAATTCTTCGTCATCTGCCGGGTCAGGGGAAGGGCAGTGGAGGTGGTGCTCAGCGATGCCACCGCAGCCAACGACTGGCCCATCGCCCGCGATGTCGTGGACTACCTGGGCGAGGAGATCCCCGACGAAGAGGACGACCCGGCGCCGGTCGGCGACATGGAGATGTTTGCCGCCGCCGGGCTGCGGGGCTTCGAACTGGAGGCCATCGCCACCGACTACGAGGAGGACTCCGACGAGCTGTTGATGCAGGTGGCGCAGCGCCTGAAGATCGAGGACGTGTTCGAGCGGGCCGTCGAGGCCTTCGACGACTGA
- the upp gene encoding uracil phosphoribosyltransferase translates to MEFRVISHPLVDHKLTVLRDRNTEQPTFRSLVEELVTLLAYEATRGVRVHDIAIETPVAPTIGTKLDSPAPLVVPILRAGLGMLDGMLRLMPTAEVGFLGMIRDEKTLEPTTYAERLPQDLSGRQCYVLDPMLATGGSLGEAVKFLVGRGADDITCICLLAAPEGIERIQALLADLDVPCTLVVSAVDERLNDQGFIVPGLGDAGDRLYGLAD, encoded by the coding sequence GTGGAATTTCGCGTCATCTCTCATCCGCTCGTCGATCACAAACTGACGGTCCTGCGCGACCGCAACACCGAACAGCCCACCTTCCGCAGCCTCGTCGAGGAACTGGTGACGCTGCTGGCCTACGAAGCCACCCGCGGGGTGCGCGTCCACGACATCGCCATCGAAACCCCCGTCGCCCCCACCATCGGCACGAAACTGGACTCCCCCGCCCCCCTGGTGGTTCCGATCCTGCGCGCGGGCCTGGGGATGCTCGATGGAATGCTGCGTCTGATGCCGACCGCCGAGGTCGGGTTCCTCGGAATGATCCGCGACGAGAAAACCCTGGAGCCCACCACCTACGCCGAACGCCTACCGCAGGACCTTTCCGGTCGCCAGTGCTACGTGCTCGATCCGATGCTCGCCACCGGCGGGTCGCTGGGGGAAGCCGTGAAATTCCTTGTCGGTCGCGGTGCCGACGACATCACCTGCATCTGTCTGCTGGCGGCCCCCGAGGGAATCGAGAGGATCCAGGCCCTGCTGGCGGACCTCGACGTCCCCTGCACCCTGGTGGTCTCTGCCGTTGACGAGCGCCTCAACGACCAGGGCTTCATCGTCCCCGGTCTGGGCGACGCCGGCGATCGGCTGTACGGGCTGGCCGACTGA
- a CDS encoding 1,4-dihydroxy-2-naphthoyl-CoA synthase, producing the protein MTNPFRPERWDEIPGFEFTDITYHRARDVAAVRIAFNRPEVRNAFRPHTVDELIAALEHARTSADIGCVLLTGNGPSSKDGGWAFCSGGDQRIRGRAGYQYADGETAHTVDKAKLARLHILEAQRLIRFMPKVVIALVNGWAAGGGHSLHVVADLTIASREHARFKQTDADVGSFDGGFGSAYLARQVGQKFARQIFFLGDVHDAQEAHEMGMVNKVVSHEELEETGLEWAAKICGKSPTAQRMLKYSFNLVDDGLVGQQVLLGEATRLAYMTDEAVEGRDSFLEHRTPNWSDFPYYY; encoded by the coding sequence ATGACCAACCCGTTCCGGCCCGAGAGATGGGACGAGATCCCCGGCTTCGAGTTCACCGACATCACCTACCACCGTGCCCGCGACGTCGCGGCAGTCAGGATCGCTTTCAACCGGCCCGAGGTGCGCAACGCCTTCCGTCCCCACACCGTCGACGAACTGATTGCGGCCCTGGAGCATGCCCGCACCAGCGCCGACATCGGCTGTGTGCTGCTCACCGGCAACGGGCCGAGCTCGAAGGACGGCGGTTGGGCGTTCTGCTCCGGCGGCGATCAGCGCATCCGGGGGCGCGCCGGATATCAGTACGCCGACGGCGAAACCGCACACACCGTCGACAAGGCGAAACTCGCCCGGCTGCACATCCTGGAGGCGCAGCGGCTCATCCGGTTCATGCCCAAGGTCGTGATCGCGCTCGTCAACGGCTGGGCCGCGGGTGGCGGGCACTCCCTGCACGTCGTCGCCGACCTGACCATCGCCTCCCGCGAGCACGCCCGGTTCAAACAGACCGACGCCGACGTCGGTTCCTTCGACGGCGGCTTCGGTTCCGCCTACCTGGCCCGCCAGGTGGGGCAGAAGTTCGCGCGCCAGATCTTCTTCCTCGGCGACGTTCACGATGCCCAGGAGGCCCACGAGATGGGCATGGTGAACAAGGTGGTGTCGCACGAGGAGCTGGAAGAGACCGGACTCGAGTGGGCGGCGAAGATCTGTGGGAAGTCCCCGACCGCGCAGCGGATGCTCAAGTATTCCTTCAACCTGGTCGACGACGGGCTCGTCGGCCAGCAGGTGCTGCTCGGCGAGGCCACTCGCCTGGCCTACATGACCGACGAGGCGGTGGAGGGCCGCGACTCCTTCCTGGAGCACCGTACCCCCAACTGGTCGGATTTTCCGTACTACTACTGA
- a CDS encoding glycerophosphodiester phosphodiesterase, with product MTAIWAHRGASAYAPENTIPAIQQAIEMGADGVELDVQRTIDGHLVVIHDETINRTSNGFGRVADLTLEQLRLCNYSNGFVGHRKVQIPTLREVLELLEPTRLHINLELKNSIELYPGMENDALTIVQEAGMLHRVLFSSFNHFALANLRGAVPPECLGLLYSDGLYDPWCYANVFGARFLHPHFYALQQPNYMWLCHEAGVGVNVWTVDKNEDIRSLAALGVDAVITNFPDRARRALERPYL from the coding sequence ATGACAGCGATCTGGGCTCACCGCGGAGCATCGGCATACGCCCCCGAGAACACCATTCCCGCCATCCAGCAGGCGATCGAGATGGGTGCGGACGGCGTCGAACTCGACGTGCAACGGACCATCGACGGACATCTCGTGGTCATCCACGACGAAACCATCAACCGCACCTCGAACGGATTCGGCAGGGTGGCCGACCTGACCCTGGAGCAGCTGCGGTTGTGCAACTACAGCAACGGTTTCGTCGGACACCGGAAGGTGCAGATCCCCACCCTCCGGGAGGTCCTCGAACTGCTCGAACCCACCCGGCTGCACATCAACCTCGAACTGAAAAACAGCATCGAGCTGTATCCCGGCATGGAAAACGACGCCCTGACGATCGTGCAGGAAGCCGGGATGCTCCACCGGGTGCTGTTCTCGTCGTTCAACCACTTCGCCCTGGCGAACCTGCGCGGGGCGGTGCCCCCGGAATGCCTCGGCCTGCTGTACTCCGACGGCCTCTACGACCCGTGGTGTTACGCCAACGTCTTCGGGGCCAGGTTCCTCCACCCGCACTTCTACGCACTTCAGCAACCCAACTACATGTGGCTGTGTCACGAGGCCGGGGTGGGGGTGAACGTGTGGACCGTCGACAAGAACGAGGACATCCGCTCCCTCGCGGCGCTGGGGGTCGACGCTGTCATCACGAATTTCCCCGACCGCGCCCGCCGCGCCCTGGAACGCCCCTACCTCTGA
- a CDS encoding SMI1/KNR4 family protein, with protein MSHPSDPNPTPEKLLAGVIANHFTGAHVAEEDGVQIVRLGDGLPVIECHINSLQEEAPHGAFITLDIHGGALGTPGAVVTASGYGDDMYQALVTAGCNWACAFGPVLLTAIGRADLIGTEDPDVEQFEATLQGRRYLVTMGSIDRSVNVPLEAAKTYRQWMGGSRALTTKVLASGTIPATRGNDIIPLGCFLGVGPDLIAEVKLGSGDWAPGRAVLADGPTELEGILMLREWALLTPLEPAPRITRDDLQRTLDLLRNASEDSRDEAGWIGGRNHGMRLGAPGFTSAIPLPSDARWFVDEVAASGAGPGYGLDLRPITEGWLHLAQAGCGSQWALDLTDGSVALDSRFCDGEFRRVSTGFVAWYEAWLDNAIRGGGPYAQWDYSLDAAFKVLAEAAQENGVDALPELGMEVVIHSPEDQLVGPCHGCESTYARYGVPSTAFALKE; from the coding sequence ATGAGTCATCCCAGCGACCCGAACCCCACCCCGGAGAAACTACTGGCCGGCGTAATCGCAAACCACTTCACCGGTGCCCACGTGGCCGAGGAGGACGGCGTCCAGATCGTGCGGCTGGGGGATGGGCTGCCCGTGATCGAATGCCACATCAACTCGTTGCAGGAGGAAGCGCCCCACGGTGCTTTCATCACCCTCGACATCCACGGCGGCGCGCTCGGAACCCCGGGGGCCGTCGTCACGGCCAGTGGTTATGGCGATGACATGTACCAGGCGCTGGTCACGGCTGGATGCAACTGGGCCTGTGCGTTCGGGCCGGTGCTGCTCACCGCGATCGGACGGGCTGATCTCATCGGCACCGAGGATCCCGACGTGGAGCAGTTCGAGGCCACCCTCCAGGGTCGGAGGTATCTCGTCACCATGGGCAGCATCGACCGCAGCGTCAACGTGCCGCTCGAGGCGGCGAAAACCTACCGCCAGTGGATGGGCGGTTCCCGGGCGCTCACGACGAAGGTGCTCGCCAGCGGCACCATCCCCGCCACCCGCGGCAACGACATCATTCCGCTCGGCTGTTTCCTCGGCGTCGGCCCGGACCTGATCGCTGAGGTCAAGCTCGGCTCCGGCGACTGGGCCCCAGGACGAGCGGTCCTGGCCGACGGGCCGACGGAACTCGAGGGCATCCTCATGCTGCGTGAATGGGCGCTCCTGACGCCACTCGAGCCCGCTCCCCGCATCACCCGCGACGACCTGCAGCGCACCCTCGATCTGCTGCGAAACGCCTCCGAGGATTCCCGGGACGAGGCCGGCTGGATCGGTGGTCGCAACCACGGAATGCGGCTCGGTGCCCCCGGATTCACCTCCGCCATCCCGCTTCCCTCGGACGCCCGGTGGTTCGTCGACGAGGTCGCCGCATCCGGGGCCGGCCCCGGCTACGGCCTCGACCTGCGCCCGATCACCGAGGGCTGGCTGCACCTGGCGCAGGCTGGCTGCGGATCCCAGTGGGCGCTCGATCTGACCGACGGGTCGGTGGCACTCGATTCCCGGTTCTGCGACGGGGAGTTCCGGCGGGTGTCGACGGGATTCGTCGCCTGGTACGAGGCGTGGCTGGACAACGCGATCCGCGGTGGCGGGCCCTACGCGCAATGGGACTACTCGCTGGATGCGGCCTTCAAGGTGCTGGCCGAGGCCGCGCAGGAGAACGGCGTCGACGCACTCCCCGAACTCGGCATGGAAGTGGTGATTCACTCCCCGGAGGACCAGCTCGTCGGTCCCTGTCACGGCTGCGAATCAACCTACGCCCGCTACGGGGTGCCGAGCACCGCCTTCGCCCTGAAGGAGTGA
- a CDS encoding LCP family protein produces the protein MPDNNYPRLYRGGDPARRRDDATGWPQEESELEQTSIRPHKVSDQEPKGAATPTPRGDKDSSKKRRESSTSRSSRSRDDAKKKTGTRRESRGASAPKHAAGAGSRLDRSFRRCTTLTIASTLLPGLGLAGARQRWAKILGVLLPVGFLGGLIWLAVRAVMNPERAIGWVLRPGLLRGALVVLIITAVGWACLIALTHLITRPKGLTTTKRAIGAGLVIALTFVVSAPLAVGARYTLSQLQLLGSITGDDVTAGSRPNIDTNAENPWKDTPRLNILLLGADSTGTRIKDAGNSVYTPRTDTIMVASIDTTTGDTTLIQIPRNLKYTPFPEGSKLAQLFPRGFRGTGDEAEWYVNALWEKTVAGDHPDMIEALGTPTPTYPGAEALKQGIEGITGLHMHYFALVNIDGLERLINAMGGVRLNVNRKLPIGGDHQTGKRPHGWVQPGENQLLDGYNAMWYARSRFDSDDYDRMARQSCLVNAVIKQADPLTMLTRYEGIAQASSDMVMTDIPQEVLALVAQLAVKVKDASVSRLAFVDGQNGFVSANPDFTLTRTRVHDAITPPTHTNEPTTTTPPEQPSAPPTAAASTAEQVTNACAYNPQE, from the coding sequence TTGCCCGACAACAACTACCCGCGCCTCTACCGCGGTGGCGACCCGGCACGTCGACGCGACGACGCCACCGGGTGGCCACAAGAAGAGTCCGAACTCGAGCAGACGTCCATCCGTCCCCACAAGGTCTCGGATCAGGAACCGAAGGGCGCGGCGACACCCACGCCCCGCGGCGACAAGGATTCCTCGAAAAAGCGGCGGGAGTCATCGACCAGCAGGTCGAGTCGGTCACGTGATGACGCGAAGAAGAAGACCGGGACGCGCCGCGAATCCCGGGGCGCTTCGGCTCCGAAGCATGCTGCAGGCGCCGGGAGCAGACTGGACAGGTCCTTCAGACGCTGCACCACCTTGACCATCGCCAGCACCCTCCTACCAGGCCTCGGACTCGCAGGAGCCAGACAACGCTGGGCAAAAATCCTGGGAGTACTCCTCCCGGTCGGCTTCCTAGGAGGCCTAATCTGGCTGGCCGTACGCGCCGTCATGAACCCCGAAAGAGCAATCGGCTGGGTTCTGAGGCCCGGGCTCCTGCGCGGCGCCCTGGTGGTCCTGATCATCACCGCCGTGGGGTGGGCCTGCCTGATCGCCTTGACCCACCTCATCACCCGCCCCAAAGGCCTCACCACCACAAAACGAGCCATCGGAGCAGGCCTGGTCATCGCCCTCACCTTCGTCGTCTCCGCACCCCTAGCAGTCGGCGCCCGCTACACCCTGTCCCAACTACAACTCCTGGGATCAATCACCGGAGACGATGTCACAGCAGGCAGCCGCCCCAACATCGACACAAACGCCGAAAACCCCTGGAAAGACACCCCACGACTCAACATCCTGCTCCTCGGCGCCGACAGCACAGGCACCCGCATCAAAGATGCAGGCAACAGCGTTTACACCCCTCGCACCGACACCATCATGGTCGCCTCCATCGACACCACCACCGGCGACACCACCTTGATCCAGATCCCCCGAAACCTGAAGTACACACCCTTCCCAGAAGGCAGCAAACTGGCACAACTGTTCCCACGCGGCTTCCGCGGCACCGGCGACGAAGCCGAATGGTACGTCAACGCACTCTGGGAGAAAACCGTCGCCGGCGACCACCCCGACATGATAGAAGCCCTCGGAACCCCCACCCCCACCTACCCCGGAGCAGAAGCCCTGAAACAAGGAATCGAGGGCATCACCGGACTACACATGCACTACTTCGCCCTGGTCAACATCGACGGCCTGGAACGGCTGATCAACGCCATGGGCGGCGTGCGCTTGAACGTCAACCGGAAGCTCCCCATCGGCGGTGATCACCAGACCGGAAAGCGGCCACACGGATGGGTCCAGCCCGGCGAGAACCAGCTCCTCGACGGCTACAACGCCATGTGGTACGCGCGAAGCCGTTTCGATTCCGATGACTACGACCGCATGGCTCGTCAGTCCTGCCTGGTGAACGCGGTCATCAAACAAGCAGACCCCCTGACGATGCTCACCCGCTACGAGGGCATCGCACAGGCCTCCTCAGACATGGTCATGACCGACATCCCCCAGGAGGTGTTGGCCCTCGTCGCCCAGTTGGCCGTCAAGGTCAAGGACGCCTCAGTCTCCCGACTGGCCTTCGTAGATGGCCAGAACGGGTTCGTGTCAGCCAACCCAGACTTCACCCTGACCCGCACACGAGTACACGACGCCATCACCCCACCAACCCACACCAACGAACCAACAACAACCACCCCACCAGAACAACCCTCAGCACCACCCACAGCCGCCGCATCCACAGCAGAACAAGTCACCAACGCCTGCGCCTACAACCCCCAGGAATGA
- a CDS encoding LCP family protein: MSDTRYPRLFRGGDPERTHDDISDRSRGESDLEQTSIHPHQTSKRTSQEVTGNSAQRGTSSSQRRFDNSQESGTRTASHSSRGASAPKHAAGAGSRLDRSFRRCTTLTIASTLLPGLGLAGARQRWAKILGVLLPVGFLGGLIWLAVRAVMNPERAIGWVLRPGLLRGALVVLIITAVGWACLIALTHLITRPKGLTTTKRAIGAGLVIALTFVVSAPLAVGARYTLSQLQLLGSITGDDVTAGSRPNIDTNAENPWKDTPRLNILLLGADSTGTRIKDAGNSVYTPRTDTIMVASIDTTTGDTTLIQIPRNLKYTPFPEGSKLAQLFPRGFRGTGDEAEWYVNALWEKTVAGDHPDMIEALGTPTPTYPGAEALKQGIEGITGLHMHYFALVNIDGLERLINAMGGVRLNVNRKLPIGGDHQTGKRPHGWVQPGENQLLDGYNAMWYARSRFDSDDYDRMARQSCLVNAVIKQADPLTMLTRYEGIAQASSDMVMTDIPQEVLALVAQLAVKVKDASVSRLAFVDGQNGFVSANPDFTLTRTRVHDAITPPTHTNEPTTTTPPEQPSAPPTAAASTAEQVTNACAYNPQE, translated from the coding sequence TTGTCCGATACGAGGTACCCGCGACTCTTTCGCGGCGGCGACCCGGAACGTACACACGACGACATCTCTGACCGTTCACGTGGCGAGTCCGATCTCGAGCAGACATCCATCCACCCACACCAGACGTCGAAGCGCACGTCACAGGAGGTCACCGGGAATTCTGCACAACGCGGCACGTCCTCCTCACAACGCAGATTCGACAACTCGCAGGAAAGCGGCACACGGACTGCTTCACACAGCTCCCGGGGCGCTTCGGCTCCGAAGCATGCTGCAGGCGCCGGGAGCAGACTGGACAGGTCCTTCAGACGCTGCACCACCTTGACCATCGCCAGCACCCTCCTACCAGGCCTCGGACTCGCAGGAGCCAGACAACGCTGGGCAAAAATCCTGGGAGTACTCCTCCCGGTCGGCTTCCTAGGAGGCCTAATCTGGCTGGCCGTACGCGCCGTCATGAACCCCGAAAGAGCAATCGGCTGGGTTCTGAGGCCCGGGCTCCTGCGCGGCGCCCTGGTGGTCCTGATCATCACCGCCGTGGGGTGGGCCTGCCTGATCGCCTTGACCCACCTCATCACCCGCCCCAAAGGCCTCACCACCACAAAACGAGCCATCGGAGCAGGCCTGGTCATCGCCCTCACCTTCGTCGTCTCCGCACCCCTAGCAGTCGGCGCCCGCTACACCCTGTCCCAACTACAACTCCTGGGATCAATCACCGGAGACGATGTCACAGCAGGCAGCCGCCCCAACATCGACACAAACGCCGAAAACCCCTGGAAAGACACCCCACGACTCAACATCCTGCTCCTCGGCGCCGACAGCACAGGCACCCGCATCAAAGATGCAGGCAACAGCGTTTACACCCCTCGCACCGACACCATCATGGTCGCCTCCATCGACACCACCACCGGCGACACCACCTTGATCCAGATCCCCCGAAACCTGAAGTACACACCCTTCCCAGAAGGCAGCAAACTGGCACAACTGTTCCCACGCGGCTTCCGCGGCACCGGCGACGAAGCCGAATGGTACGTCAACGCACTCTGGGAGAAAACCGTCGCCGGCGACCACCCCGACATGATAGAAGCCCTCGGAACCCCCACCCCCACCTACCCCGGAGCAGAAGCCCTGAAACAAGGAATCGAGGGCATCACCGGACTACACATGCACTACTTCGCCCTGGTCAACATCGACGGCCTGGAACGGCTGATCAACGCCATGGGCGGCGTGCGCTTGAACGTCAACCGGAAGCTCCCCATCGGCGGTGATCACCAGACCGGAAAGCGGCCACACGGATGGGTCCAGCCCGGCGAGAACCAGCTCCTCGACGGCTACAACGCCATGTGGTACGCGCGAAGCCGTTTCGATTCCGATGACTACGACCGCATGGCTCGTCAGTCCTGCCTGGTGAACGCGGTCATCAAACAAGCAGACCCCCTGACGATGCTCACCCGCTACGAGGGCATCGCACAGGCCTCCTCAGACATGGTCATGACCGACATCCCCCAGGAGGTGTTGGCCCTCGTCGCCCAGTTGGCCGTCAAGGTCAAGGACGCCTCAGTCTCCCGACTGGCCTTCGTAGATGGCCAGAACGGGTTCGTGTCAGCCAACCCAGACTTCACCCTGACCCGCACACGAGTACACGACGCCATCACCCCACCAACCCACACCAACGAACCAACAACAACCACCCCACCAGAACAACCCTCAGCACCACCCACAGCCGCCGCATCCACAGCAGAACAAGTCACCAACGCCTGCGCCTACAACCCCCAGGAATGA
- a CDS encoding pseudouridine synthase has product MREFLLDKLGPGRDCVDPMLARGDFVDEHGAPWRGDEPYRPNTFVWFHRELRPEAEVPGALEVLHRDDRIVVFDKPHFLSTIPRGRHVLQSAVVKGRATTGLPELSAAHRLDRGTAGVLLMTTGKRWRSAYQDVFARREASKVYEAIAPFDPDVGFPRVVRSHLVKRVGVLQAETLDLPPNSETWIDVIEVRGAWARYEVRPRTGRTHQIRSHFNQLGLPLLGDPLYPVISDVDIDDFTTPLRLLARDLSFTDPIDGSERRFTSHRRLTWPDEVA; this is encoded by the coding sequence ATGCGGGAATTTCTGCTCGACAAGCTGGGACCCGGTCGCGACTGCGTCGACCCGATGCTGGCTCGCGGCGACTTCGTTGACGAGCACGGTGCGCCGTGGCGGGGCGACGAACCATACCGGCCCAACACCTTCGTCTGGTTCCACCGGGAGTTGCGACCGGAAGCCGAGGTGCCGGGCGCGTTGGAGGTGCTGCACCGCGACGACCGGATCGTCGTGTTCGACAAACCGCACTTCCTGTCGACCATTCCACGCGGCAGGCACGTGCTGCAAAGCGCCGTTGTGAAAGGCAGGGCGACCACGGGGCTGCCGGAATTGTCGGCGGCGCACCGGTTGGATCGCGGCACCGCCGGGGTGCTGCTGATGACCACGGGGAAGCGGTGGCGTTCGGCGTATCAGGACGTGTTCGCGCGCCGCGAGGCGAGCAAGGTCTACGAGGCCATCGCCCCCTTCGACCCGGACGTCGGGTTCCCGCGGGTGGTGAGGTCACACCTGGTCAAACGCGTGGGGGTGCTGCAGGCCGAGACCCTGGATCTGCCGCCGAACTCGGAGACGTGGATCGACGTAATCGAGGTGCGCGGCGCGTGGGCCCGCTACGAGGTCCGTCCCCGAACCGGCCGGACCCATCAGATCCGCTCCCACTTCAATCAGCTCGGACTGCCGCTGCTCGGCGACCCGCTCTATCCGGTGATCTCGGATGTGGACATCGACGACTTCACCACCCCGCTGCGGCTGCTGGCCCGGGACTTGTCCTTCACCGACCCCATCGACGGAAGCGAACGGCGTTTCACATCGCATCGACGACTCACCTGGCCGGACGAGGTCGCATGA
- a CDS encoding VOC family protein, which translates to MALTLGFIGIVTSDMAASLAFYRALGVTIPTGSDDAPHVEATLDGGTVIAWDTVDVIRGFDAGYTIPTGGHRIALAFDMGSPGQVDRVYHDLVAAGHHGHVEPWDAHWGQRYATLHDPDGNSIDLYAWLPAT; encoded by the coding sequence ATGGCTCTCACACTTGGTTTCATCGGGATCGTCACCTCCGACATGGCCGCGTCGCTGGCCTTCTACCGCGCCCTCGGCGTCACCATCCCGACCGGCTCCGACGACGCCCCGCACGTCGAGGCGACACTCGACGGCGGCACCGTCATCGCATGGGACACCGTCGATGTCATCCGCGGGTTCGACGCCGGCTACACCATCCCAACGGGTGGGCATCGCATCGCCCTGGCCTTCGACATGGGCAGCCCGGGGCAGGTGGACCGCGTCTATCACGATCTCGTGGCGGCTGGGCATCACGGACACGTCGAACCGTGGGACGCTCACTGGGGGCAGCGTTACGCCACGCTCCACGACCCCGACGGCAACTCGATCGACCTCTACGCCTGGCTGCCCGCCACCTGA